In Amyelois transitella isolate CPQ chromosome 28, ilAmyTran1.1, whole genome shotgun sequence, the following are encoded in one genomic region:
- the LOC106138259 gene encoding uncharacterized protein DDB_G0283697 yields the protein MMVMAMLGFYFELARHDRDAHVRVHLRHVRADKLHHFEKIRSDATLPLPYDYDSATHPAWQFWRKIGRTGISTVATYKEKDPDGSIMRSLGQHDQLLSEMDIIKINSVYGVNCFTKKPEPVIDEVVISPHLKEKGSKYKYDEKPAREENEGDNTPQEHDSGKSKYNKHPEPNDDDDEAGAHEERGQSNKYNKRPKPEIDEDEAPHEEERGKSKYNNKNPEPDNDDDIDQDEDEERSKHRLERDREDREPEDEDFEDEEAHRNERQKNKKQEGRNGEIEEHERNRDRHRNKIEPIMDESDARDKEEHEGNGDRHAYRHERERDKITSRDRTEKNKPRDRKRKRPSESDEDRQSHVQKHREELEREERHKNDAESDHNNDEVRGRQQESNEESREERHRNRFKERDQEDEEIGEDRRGGDEGREEDRPDDVIVYRQKNTEKEVDYRWDHVYQDDRRHEKPRKRPNYFLNPPKFRVHEQIFAPVKLQ from the exons ATGATGGTAATGGCAATGCTGGGCTTCTATTTCGAGTTGGCGAGGCACGACAGGGACGCGCATGTCCGAGTCCACTTGAGACATGTTAGAGCTG ATAAACTCCATCACTTCGAGAAGATCCGGTCAGACGCGACTCTGCCCCTGCCGTACGATTACGACAGCGCCACACACCCAGCATGGCAGTTCTGGAGGAAGATCGGCAGAACTGGCATATCGACAGTCGCCACTTATAAGGAGAAG GATCCCGACGGCTCCATAATGCGTTCGTTGGGTCAGCATGATCAACTTCTATCGGAAATGGacataatcaaaataaacagcGTTTACGGAGTCAACTGCTTTACTAAAAAGCCCGAGCCGGTTATCGATGAGGTAGTTATTAGTCctcatttaaaagaaaaagggagtaaatataaatacgacGAAAAACCCGCTCGAGAAGAAAATGAAGGTGATAATACACCACAGGAACATGATAGCggtaaaagtaaatataataaacatccTGAAccaaatgatgatgatgatgaggcTGGTGCTCACGAAGAAAGAGgtcaaagtaataaatataataaaagaccTAAACCTGAAATCGATGAAGATGAAGCGCCTCACGAAGAAGAAAGAGggaaaagtaaatataataataaaaatcccgAGCCAGATAACGATGACGATATTGATCAAGATGAAGATGAAGAGAGAAGTAAACATAGATTAGAACGAGATAGAGAAGACAGAGAACCAGAAGACGAAGACTTTGAGGACGAGGAAGCACATAGAAATGAAAGACAGAAGAATAAGAAGCAGGAAGGTAGAAATGGTGAAATAGAGGAACACGAAAGAAACAGAGATAGGCATCGGAATAAAATTGAGCCAATAATGGATGAATCAGACGCTAGGGACAAAGAAGAACATGAAGGGAATGGGGATAGACATGCTTACAGGCATGAGAGGGAAAGAGATAAAATAACAAGTAGAGACAGAACTGAAAAGAATAAACCTAGGGATAGAAAACGAAAAAGGCCAAGCGAATCGGATGAAGATAGGCAGAGTCATGTTCAGAAACATCGAGAAGAACTGGAAAGAGAAGAAAGACATAAGAACGATGCAGAGAGTGACCACAACAATGACGaggtgcggggtagacagcaaGAGAGTAATGAAGAAAGTAGGGAAGAGAGACATAGAAATAGGTTTAAAGAAAGGGATCAAGAAGATGAGGAAATTGGAGAAGATAGGAGAGGAGGCGACGAGGGCAGAGAGGAAGATCGACCGGACGATGTAATTGTGTATAGGCAGAAGAATACAGAAAAAGAAGTAGATTACAGATGGGACCACGTCTATCAGGACGACCGTAGACACGAAAAACCTCGCAAAAGGCCTAACTATTTTCTGAATCCGCCAAAATTTAGGGTTCACGAGCAAATTTTCGCCCCTGTTAAGTTACAGTAG
- the LOC106138256 gene encoding heat shock protein 68-like translates to MVAIGIDLGTTFSCAAVWRHGNVEVIVNEQGNKTTPSYVAFTSSERLIGEPAKYQAPFNPCNTVFGAKRLIGRRYDDLGVQMDLRHWPYKVANENGKPVITVEYKDEKKKFAPEEISGMILSKMKQSAEAYLGCEVDSAVITVPAYFNDSQRSSTRVAGTLAGLKVLRIINEPTAAALAYGLENNLKGEKNVLIFDLGGGTLDVSILTIAEGSVFEVKATAGNTRLGGEDFDNRLVAYFAEDFRKTYNIEIIGYPRPLRRLKSASERTKKFLTSATEATVDVESLYDGIDYHGKISRSLFEELCSDLFRDTLVPVQQALQDAKMTKDQINEIILVGGSTRIPKIRSMLKEFFNKPLNASINPDEAVAYGAAIQAAKLSGQTHEKIQDILLLDVVPLSLGVEAARGLMCKVVDRNTLIPCRLTKDLTTLDDNQVSMTIEVFEGERSLTKDNNLLGVFDLNGIPPAPRGIPKIDVTFDIDVNGILTVSAKDRSTGNSEKIIIRNEHRLTKDEIAKMLEDAEFFKEEDKERRMCLEARNQLENYVYQVKNTIAEKGDKMSVEEKVVMDTEIEEAMEWLDKNTDCLREEYERKMTELMKRWSDILKQFYGHILRHKAKRQRSETYQATLDQESTSVDELHK, encoded by the coding sequence ATGGTGGCGATCGGAATAGATTTAGGCACGACGTTTTCTTGCGCGGCCGTGTGGCGACATGGAAATGTAGAAGTGATAGTGAACGAACAAGGAAATAAGACGACACCTTCGTATGTAGCTTTTACATCGTCAGAACGTTTAATCGGTGAACCGGCAAAATACCAAGCTCCGTTTAACCCGTGCAATACAGTGTTTGGCGCGAAAAGACTTATTGGAAGGAGATACGACGATTTAGGCGTCCAAATGGATCTTCGACACTGGCCGTACAAAGTGGCCAACGAAAACGGTAAGCCTGTTATAACTGTGGAGTATAAGGATGAGAAGAAAAAGTTTGCACCAGAAGAAATAAGTGGAATGATTCTTTCGAAGATGAAGCAGTCAGCTGAGGCTTACCTAGGttgtgaggtagacagtgCCGTGATAACTGTTCCAGCGTATTTCAATGATTCCCAGCGCTCGTCTACTAGAGTAGCGGGAACGTTGGCAGGTTTGAAAGTATTGAGAATTATCAACGAACCTACAGCGGCTGCTTTAGCTTATGGCTtagaaaataacttaaaaggAGAGAAAAATGTATTGATCTTTGACTTAGGAGGCGGTACTTTGGACGTTTCAATACTTACCATCGCAGAAGGATCAGTTTTTGAGGTAAAAGCCACTGCTGGAAATACACGACTGGGTGGAGAAGATTTTGACAATAGACTAGTCGCGTATTTCGCTGAAGATTTCCGGAAAACATACAATATCGAAATAATAGGTTACCCACGGCCATTGAGGAGATTGAAGTCCGCATCGGAAAGAACGAAAAAATTCCTAACTTCAGCTACGGAAGCGACAGTTGATGTGGAATCTCTATACGACGGCATTGACTACCATGGAAAAATATCTCGGTCCTTATTCGAAGAGCTGTGTTCAGATCTCTTCAGAGACACGCTTGTGCCAGTACAGCAGGCTTTGCAAGACGCAAAAATGACCAAAGATCAGATAAATGAAATCATTCTCGTTGGTGGAAGTACTAGAATACCAAAGATTAGGAGCATGTTAAAGGAATTTTTCAACAAACCGCTAAATGCCTCCATTAATCCTGATGAAGCTGTGGCTTATGGAGCTGCGATACAGGCAGCTAAACTAAGTGGACAAACTCACGAGAAAATCCAGGATATATTGCTTCTCGATGTCGTTCCTTTATCTTTGGGCGTCGAAGCAGCTCGAGGTCTAATGTGCAAAGTTGTTGACCGAAACACGCTCATACCGTGCCGACTGACCAAAGATTTGACAACTTTGGACGATAACCAAGTATCTATGACTATTGAAGTATTTGAGGGTGAAAGATCTTTGACCAAAGACAACAATCTACTTGGGGTTTTCGACTTAAATGGTATTCCACCAGCACCAAGAGGTATACCAAAAATTGACGTCACTTTTGATATTGATGTCAACGGTATTCTCACTGTATCGGCTAAAGATCGTAGCACGGGAAACAGCgagaaaataatcattagAAATGAGCACAGACTTACAAAGGATGAGATTGCGAAAATGTTAGAAGACGCTGAATTTTTCAAGGAAGAAGATAAAGAACGAAGAATGTGTCTAGAAGCGAGGAATCAGCTGGAGAACTACGTTTATCAAGTTAAGAACACGATCGCTGAAAAAGGGGACAAAATGTCGGTTGAAGAGAAAGTTGTGATGGACACTGAAATTGAAGAAGCTATGGAATGGTTGGATAAAAACACTGATTGTCTTCGTGAGGAGTATGAGAGAAAGATGACGGAGTTGATGAAGAGGTGGTCGGACATTTTGAAGCAGTTCTATGGTCATATTTTGAGACACAAAGCTAAGAGGCAGAGGAGCGAGACCTACCAAGCTACACTTGACCAGGAATCGACTTCAGTAGACGAACTGCACAAATAA
- the LOC132903547 gene encoding uncharacterized protein LOC132903547: MRDHMFVCAMDLFSMDDKLPFELRALPYDLNSVMHFGEREFSKNGHRTIIILDHKVQQKREGLSDLDLRKIDIVYGPECRKRDRLEKIDLCQGFPGVARRKREVGDFVREKRNVDEPVTQKEEVKPTEVKSLRVNPDITAPPELADNSTNDAEEEFMRLLEDLGIKDGVDEVTSFVYKLGAQALNKTRIKYCNVTNVTKDEIKLVRRSAERRPDIFGVVETIAEYVKDMVDHALSNITAFCEAVDDFKSYQRQRCSYYSGGANRCPVFYRSTKTGPLFHSTKHRPIIPQSTKHAGSYHRPILYHQGRRTDDTPENPDDGERKKRDVGNKEELGGESERKKREAQEFIGRRYNVRKETEMKWDESVITMEKTERPKKKVLEGHRNKRKDNRKRYDLFYIYTCINDLTDLRRRLDAVNGILKARTCVTLEEITEQDAERFEDYLVLDGSADYITGRVGGRQVGLD, from the exons ATGCGTgatcatatgtttgtat GCGCCATGGATCTTTTTTCAATGGACGACAAACTACCATTTGAGTTGCGCGCGCTTCCTTATGATTTGAACAGCGTAATGCATTTCGGTGAAAGAGAATTTAGTAAGAATGGACACAGGACTATCATTATTTTG GATCACAAAGTACAACAAAAAAGAGAGGGACTCTCTGATCTAGACTTGCGGAAAATAGACATTGTCTATGGCCCTGAGTGCAGGAAAAGAGATCGTCTAGAGAAGATCGATCTATGTCAAGGTTTCCCCGGTGTAGCTAGAAGGAAGAGAGAAGTAGGAGATTTTGtaagagaaaaaagaaatgtagaCGAGCCAGTCACACAGAAAGAAGAGGTGAAACCTACTGAAGTTAAGAGTTTAAGAGTTAATCCCGATATAACAGCTCCACCTGAACTTGCAGATAATAGTACGAATGATGCAGAGGAGGAATTCATGAGATTATTAGAAGATTTGGGTATTAAAGATGGCGTTGACGAAGTAACATCTTTCGTTTACAAGTTAGGTGCTCAAGCGTTGAATAAAACGAGAATCAAGTATTGTAACGTAACTAACGTTACTaaagatgaaataaaacttGTTAGACGTTCTGCCGAAAGGAGGCCTGATATATTTGGCGTTGTTGAAACCATCGCAGAGTATGTGAAAGATATGGTCGATCATGCTCTGAGTAATATAACAGCATTTTGCGAAGCGGTGGACGATTTTAAATCATATCAAAGACAGAGATGCAGCTATTACAGTGGTGGAGCTAATAGATGTCCAGTTTTCTATAGATCAACCAAAACCGGACCTCTTTTCCATTCTACCAAACACAGACCTATAATTCCACAATCAACCAAACACGCAGGTAGTTATCATAGACCTATATTGTATCACCAAGGTAGAAGAACTGATGATACTCCTGAAAATCCTGACGAtggtgaaagaaaaaaaagagatgtagGTAATAAAGAAGAATTGGGAGGTGAGAGTGAGAGGAAGAAGAGAGAAGCGCAAGAGTTTATCGGGCGAAGGTATAA CGTTCGGAAGGAAACCGAAATGAAGTGGGACGAGTCCGTAATCACCATGGAGAAGACGGAGAGACCTAAAAAGAAGGTTCTAGAAGGGCATAGAAATAAACGTAAAGATAACAGGAAAAGGTATGATCtcttttacatttatacttgtataa ATGACCTGACTGACCTCAGACGGCGTTTGGACGCCGTCAACGGCATCCTGAAGGCTCGCACGTGTGTGACCCTGGAGGAGATCACGGAGCAGGACGCCGAGAGGTTTGAGGACTATCTGGTGCTGGATGGCAGCGCTGATTATATTACTGGCAGGGTCGGCGGGAGGCAGGTGGGTTTGgattga
- the LOC106138264 gene encoding putative aminopeptidase W07G4.4: protein MSVHEVFYKLYDNIFIETNLQNTDYDAVVFILYPDELGVNLPRHIGSFVDKAAKIDKHINNSVTVWNCDYVSGGRLIISPIGKVTPYHDVSVVKKAAQKGVVRALDAGAKSPLIVVQSVVHFPDAQLVCVMGALEALYSPLQMRERVAPNNFTKIGFHAEEQLSEGFERIVRNAIAMERARIIARDIGGSDPERMAPANIVEYIKNSFAGESNITINVIDDEKLIAKEYPLLAAVNRAASRVDRHKARVVEIEYKPSDLSRVTETLILVGKGVTYDTGGADIKISGRMAGMARDKCGAAVVAGFLKACSILKPPHLKVTGVLCLCRNSVGSDSYVADELLVSRSGKTVRVTNTDAEGRLAMADALFKMADSASKELNPHIYTIATLTGHARACYGNNVAAMDNHSARATNHSGKLQFSGSRVAEGIEVSIVRQEDLAVNVGKCKGDDLVQYDTDAKARNHQLAAGFLIKIGGLDDKNLKYTHLDIAGAAGEAPHEPSAVPVVSLCHLHKVFM from the coding sequence ATGTCTGTTCACGAGGtgttttacaaattgtacgataatatattcatagaaacaaatttacaaaacaCCGATTACGATGCTGTAGTGTTCATTCTATACCCGGACGAGTTAGGTGTTAATTTGCCGAGACATATTGGAAGTTTTGTAGATAAAGCTGCgaagatagataaacatattaataataGTGTGACAGTGTGGAATTGCGATTATGTATCCGGAGGGAGGCTTATAATATCTCCGATTGGTAAAGTGACTCCTTATCACGATGTTTCTGTTGTCAAAAAAGCCGCCCAGAAAGGAGTGGTGAGGGCGCTCGATGCTGGAGCTAAAAGTCCTTTGATTGTAGTTCAAAGTGTCGTCCATTTTCCTGATGCACAGTTGGTGTGTGTAATGGGAGCGCTGGAAGCTCTGTACTCGCCGTTGCAAATGAGAGAAAGAGTTGCTCCGAACAATTTCACGAAAATTGGTTTCCATGCCGAAGAACAATTAAGTGAAGGTTTTGAGAGAATTGTGAGGAACGCTATAGCCATGGAAAGAGCTAGAATCATAGCTAGGGACATCGGTGGCTCTGATCCAGAAAGAATGGCTCCCGCTAACATTGTTGAGTACATCAAGAACTCTTTTGCTGGTGAAAgtaatattacaattaatgTTATTGACGATGAAAAATTGATTGCAAAGGAATACCCTCTTTTGGCTGCTGTTAATAGAGCCGCCAGTCGCGTAGACAGACACAAGGCGAGAGTTGTTGAAATCGAATATAAGCCGTCTGATCTTTCTAGGGTAACTGAAACTTTGATATTAGTCGGCAAAGGTGTGACATATGACACAGGCGGTGCTGACATCAAGATTTCCGGCAGAATGGCTGGCATGGCAAGGGACAAATGTGGAGCGGCAGTAGTAGCAGGATTCCTGAAGGCTtgttctatcttaaagccgcCGCATTTGAAAGTGACTGGAGTTTTATGCCTCTGCAGGAACTCCGTAGGGTCTGATTCTTACGTTGCTGATGAATTATTGGTTTCGAGGAGTGGGAAAACTGTGAGAGTAACTAACACCGATGCTGAAGGTCGTCTGGCAATGGCAGATGCGTTGTTTAAAATGGCAGATAGTGCTAGCAAGGAGCTCAATCCTCATATTTATACGATCGCCACGTTGACGGGTCACGCTCGTGCCTGTTACGGAAATAACGTTGCTGCAATGGACAACCACAGTGCAAGAGCTACAAATCATTCTGGCAAGTTACAATTTAGCGGCTCCAGAGTTGCTGAAGGTATAGAAGTGTCCATCGTGCGCCAAGAAGATTTAGCTGTGAATGTAGGAAAGTGTAAGGGTGATGATTTGGTGCAGTACGATACTGATGCGAAAGCGAGGAATCATCAGCTCGCTGCTGggtttttgattaaaattgggGGGTTGGATGATAAGAATTTGAAGTATACGCACTTGGATATAGCCGGCGCTGCTGGGGAGGCGCCCCACGAGCCCAGCGCGGTGCCAGTGGTCTCTTTGTGCCATTTGCATAAAGTtttcatgtaa
- the LOC106138262 gene encoding small ribosomal subunit protein mS35 translates to MSLFIRIYKPNGLNAAFNNKIWRLNSTSTDISLKKGDEDEEEFRVLDIMRKRERQQRRTMRRADVQPDRADRMAPDQNWGNVWPGPKTFHPSSVPLPLRQGYVPKGQAPPGKKANAELMKIPNFLHLTPPAIKAQCEALKKYCTEWPKLLNSTEAIEKHYPVEIIASDYCHASPSIRNPLARIVTLRIKLSTLNLDKHARDKFIRLVGDRYDSTTDLVTITADRCPVRKQNFDYVNYLLTACYHEAWNLEEWEREKGEDDMEYYDFDNNKSKRNVVEWFLRSNNEFRELTDDEIRIYDVSMIPVGVEFKEAVSKLMNDGETEETVKEYGDTVRKLLGLPERKVVT, encoded by the exons atgagtTTATTTATCAGAATTTACAAGCCAAATGGCTTGAATGCagcatttaataataaaatatggcgTTTGAACTCGACCAGCACCGACATATCTTTAAAGAAAGGTGATGAAGATGAAGAAGAGTTTCGAGTGTTGGATATTATGAGGAAACGGGAAAGGCAGCAGAGGAGGACTATGAGGAGGGCTGATGTACAGCCTGATAGGGCTGACAGGATGGCTCCTGACCAG AACTGGGGGAACGTATGGCCCGGCCCCAAAACCTTCCATCCGTCATCAGTGCCCCTGCCACTGCGACAGGGCTACGTACCCAAAGGGCAAGCACCGCCCGGCAAAAAAGCCAATGCTGAATTGATGAAGATACCTAACTTCCTCCACCTCACTCCGCCGGCCATTAAAGCGCAATGCGAAGCCCTAAAGAAGTACTGTACGGAATGGCCGAAGCTGCTTAACTCAACAGAAGCCATCGAAAAACACTACCCAGTTGAAATCATTGCTTCAGACTATTGTCACGCGAGTCCATCCATCCGCAACCCTTTAGCAAGAATCGTGACATTACGCATCAAACTTTCAACGTTAAACTTAGATAAACATGCTCGTGATAAATTTATAAGATTGGTCGGTGATCGTTATGATTCCACGACAGATTTGGTCACGATAACAGCTGACCGGTGTCCTGTTAGGAAACAGAATTTTGACTATGTCAATTACTTGTTAACCGCTTGCTATCATGAAGCGTGGAATTTAGAGGAGTGGGAGAGAGAGAAAGGTGAGGATGACATGGAATATTACGATTTTGATAACAATAAGTCTAAGAGAAATGTTGTCGAATGGTTTTTGAGGTCAAATAATGAATTTAGAGAGTTGACGGACGATGAGATAAGAATTTATGACGTAAGTATGATTCCTGTCGGAGTTGAGTTTAAAGAAGCAGTGTCCAAGCTGATGAATGATGGAGAAACCGAGGAAACGGTGAAGGAATACGGGGATACGGTGAGGAAGTTATTGGGGCTGCCGGAGAGGAAAGTTGTAACGTag